One genomic region from Acidobacteriota bacterium encodes:
- a CDS encoding site-specific integrase: MPRYRTGCALARKIKKGKKTHKVWYARIEYIDDSGMKRRIERKPAYNSEGSARDKAREMLAKLDSDNKAFDAHAMTFVQLADHYQKTYLVEPEYRDGRKIAGLRSKYDLEKRLVPLKAFFGGKRVRAVTHGDLEQYKTNRLKTPVVIGRNTRGTKEKGSPKERDRSIATVHRELSFLRRILNVAVSNGWLQKNPFEMGRSLINPGDEKPRERILTREEETRLLAGCVEAKAHLRAILICALDTGMRRGEIFKLKWSDIDFENGLITIRAFNTKIMRERQVAMTSRLISELLPLLECAEPDALVFNVKTSVKTAFDKLKKKIGLADLRFHDLRHTHATRLVSKQLPLAEVGRMLGHTQANTTFRYVNANVETARRAAAMLDEYNSPPTEAAPTAVH; encoded by the coding sequence ATGCCACGATATAGAACAGGCTGCGCATTAGCGAGAAAGATCAAGAAAGGCAAGAAGACGCATAAGGTCTGGTACGCCCGGATCGAATATATCGATGATTCGGGCATGAAGCGACGGATCGAACGAAAGCCCGCCTACAATAGCGAAGGAAGCGCAAGGGACAAAGCGCGTGAAATGCTCGCCAAGCTGGACAGTGACAATAAGGCGTTTGATGCTCATGCGATGACGTTTGTGCAACTTGCGGATCACTACCAGAAGACGTATCTGGTGGAACCGGAGTACAGGGACGGGCGCAAGATCGCCGGGCTGCGTTCAAAGTATGATTTAGAGAAACGGCTGGTACCTCTAAAGGCGTTCTTCGGCGGGAAGAGAGTGCGTGCCGTCACTCACGGCGACCTGGAGCAGTACAAAACAAATCGTCTGAAGACCCCAGTCGTGATAGGAAGAAACACGAGAGGAACTAAGGAGAAAGGCAGCCCCAAAGAGCGCGATCGGTCAATTGCAACAGTACATCGAGAGTTGTCATTCTTGCGGCGCATTTTGAATGTGGCAGTCTCAAACGGTTGGCTTCAAAAGAACCCTTTTGAAATGGGCCGGTCTCTCATTAACCCTGGCGACGAGAAGCCGAGAGAACGGATACTGACCCGAGAGGAGGAAACTCGACTCTTGGCCGGCTGCGTCGAGGCGAAAGCACATTTGAGAGCCATATTGATCTGCGCCCTTGATACGGGGATGCGACGTGGTGAGATATTTAAGCTCAAATGGTCTGATATTGATTTTGAAAACGGATTGATTACGATCCGGGCTTTCAATACGAAAATCATGAGGGAACGCCAGGTCGCGATGACTTCTCGGTTGATATCAGAGTTGTTGCCACTTTTGGAGTGTGCCGAGCCGGACGCCTTGGTGTTCAACGTGAAAACGAGTGTCAAGACAGCGTTCGACAAACTAAAGAAAAAAATAGGGCTCGCTGATTTGAGATTTCACGATCTTCGGCACACTCACGCCACACGGTTGGTGTCCAAACAACTCCCCTTGGCGGAGGTGGGCAGGATGCTGGGGCATACGCAGGCGAATACGACCTTCCGTTACGTGAACGCGAATGTGGAGACCGCAAGGCGCGCTGCCGCGATGTTGGACGAGTACAATAGTCCCCCGACTGAGGCAGCGCCTACAGCAGTTCATTAG